One region of Edaphobacter bradus genomic DNA includes:
- a CDS encoding DUF2752 domain-containing protein yields the protein MPFTIAAAMLLCFPPAQSRFYPRCPIYALLHLQCPGCGATRTLAALLHGHLTEALRLNALFTLALPILAAWLALAYLRFLQRRPFRLPQPPQPAVYATLAIAALFTILRNL from the coding sequence GTGCCTTTCACGATTGCAGCCGCCATGCTGCTGTGCTTCCCGCCCGCGCAATCGCGCTTTTATCCGCGGTGCCCTATCTACGCGCTTCTCCATCTCCAGTGCCCCGGCTGCGGAGCCACCCGCACTCTCGCCGCTCTCCTCCACGGCCATCTCACCGAAGCGCTCCGCCTCAACGCCCTCTTCACCCTCGCATTGCCCATCCTCGCCGCATGGCTCGCGCTCGCGTACCTGCGCTTCCTGCAACGCAGACCCTTCCGCTTGCCTCAGCCGCCACAACCCGCCGTCTACGCTACTCTCGCCATTGCGGCGCTCTTCACGATCCTGCGCAATCTCTAG
- the kdpB gene encoding potassium-transporting ATPase subunit KdpB: MTSRKRSLWDAKIVRRALVDALAKLNPRTMMKNPVMFVVEIGSVITTIYLFRDLAAHRNALGFDLQITLWLWFTVLFANFAEAMAEGRGKAQADALRRAKSETTAVRLRTDGTTENVPSSALRAGDRCVVVAGHMIPGDGEIYEGVASVDESAITGESAPVIREAGGDRSAVTGGTRVLSDMIKVRITSNPGETFLDRMIALVEGAERQKTPNEIALNILLAGLTIIFLLAVVTLQPIAIYSTAPQTVFVLISLLVCLIPTTIGGLLSAIGIAGMDRLVQHNVLAMSGRAVEAAGDVNTLLLDKTGTITLGNRQAAEFIPAPGVSKDQLADAAQLSSLPDETPEGRSIVVLAKELYGLRGRELHELNAEFVPFSATTRMSGVNLDGRVIRKGSTDAIARFLNDNGGKLPEELRAMVETIARAGGTPLVVAENRQALGVIHLKDIVKGGMKERFSQLRAMGIKTIMITGDNPLTAAAIAREAGVDDFLAEAKPKDKMDLIKREQSEGKLVAMTGDGTNDAPALAQADVGVAMNTGTQAAKEAGNMVDLDSNPTKLIEIVEIGKQLLMTRGALTTFSIANDVAKYFAIIPAMFAATFPVLGALNVMHLKTPQSAILSAVIFNAIIIIALIPLALRGVSYKAMSAESLLRRNLIIYGVGGIIAPFVGIKLIDMIITAIHLA; the protein is encoded by the coding sequence ATGACCTCACGTAAACGCTCACTCTGGGATGCAAAGATCGTCCGCCGCGCACTCGTCGACGCGCTCGCCAAGCTCAATCCGCGCACGATGATGAAGAACCCCGTCATGTTCGTCGTCGAGATCGGCAGCGTCATCACGACGATCTATCTCTTCCGCGACCTCGCCGCGCATCGTAACGCGCTCGGCTTCGACCTCCAGATCACGCTCTGGCTCTGGTTCACCGTCCTCTTCGCCAACTTCGCTGAGGCGATGGCCGAGGGCCGGGGCAAGGCCCAGGCCGACGCCCTCCGCCGCGCCAAGTCAGAGACCACCGCCGTTCGCCTGCGTACCGATGGCACCACAGAGAACGTCCCCAGCTCCGCTCTGCGTGCCGGAGACCGCTGCGTCGTCGTCGCCGGACACATGATCCCTGGCGACGGAGAGATCTACGAAGGCGTAGCTTCCGTCGACGAGTCCGCCATCACCGGAGAGTCCGCCCCCGTCATCCGCGAGGCCGGCGGCGACCGCTCCGCCGTCACCGGAGGCACGCGCGTCCTCTCCGACATGATCAAGGTCCGCATCACCTCCAACCCCGGTGAGACCTTCCTCGACCGCATGATCGCCCTCGTCGAAGGCGCCGAGCGCCAGAAGACCCCCAACGAGATCGCCCTCAACATCCTTCTCGCCGGGCTCACCATCATCTTCCTGCTCGCCGTCGTCACACTGCAACCCATCGCGATCTACTCCACCGCGCCGCAGACCGTCTTCGTGCTCATCTCGCTGCTCGTCTGCCTCATTCCCACGACTATCGGCGGTCTGCTTTCTGCCATCGGCATCGCAGGCATGGACCGTCTCGTACAGCACAACGTCCTGGCGATGTCGGGCCGCGCGGTCGAGGCCGCCGGCGACGTCAACACGCTGCTGCTCGACAAGACCGGCACCATCACCCTCGGCAACCGCCAGGCCGCCGAGTTTATCCCCGCGCCCGGCGTCAGCAAAGACCAACTCGCCGACGCCGCGCAGCTCTCGTCTCTCCCCGACGAGACCCCCGAGGGCCGCAGCATCGTCGTGCTCGCCAAGGAACTCTACGGCCTGCGTGGCCGCGAGCTGCACGAGCTCAACGCTGAGTTCGTTCCCTTCTCCGCGACGACGCGCATGTCCGGAGTCAACCTAGACGGCCGCGTCATCCGCAAAGGCTCGACCGACGCCATAGCCCGCTTCCTCAACGACAACGGCGGCAAGCTGCCCGAAGAGCTCCGCGCCATGGTCGAGACCATCGCCCGCGCCGGAGGCACACCGCTCGTCGTCGCCGAAAACCGCCAGGCCCTCGGCGTCATCCACCTCAAGGACATCGTCAAGGGCGGCATGAAGGAGCGCTTCTCCCAGCTCCGCGCTATGGGCATCAAGACCATCATGATCACCGGCGACAACCCGCTTACTGCCGCCGCCATCGCGCGTGAGGCAGGGGTCGACGACTTCCTCGCCGAAGCCAAGCCCAAGGACAAGATGGACCTCATCAAGCGCGAGCAATCCGAGGGCAAGCTCGTCGCCATGACCGGCGACGGCACCAACGACGCCCCCGCGCTCGCCCAGGCCGACGTAGGCGTCGCCATGAACACCGGCACGCAGGCCGCGAAAGAGGCTGGCAACATGGTCGACCTCGACTCGAACCCGACCAAGCTCATTGAGATCGTCGAGATCGGCAAGCAGCTCCTCATGACCCGCGGAGCGTTGACCACCTTCTCCATCGCCAACGACGTCGCCAAGTACTTCGCCATCATCCCCGCGATGTTCGCCGCGACCTTCCCCGTGCTCGGCGCGCTCAACGTCATGCACCTCAAGACGCCGCAGTCGGCCATCCTCTCCGCCGTCATCTTCAACGCGATCATCATCATCGCGCTCATCCCGCTCGCGCTGCGCGGCGTGAGCTACAAGGCCATGTCGGCCGAGTCGCTCCTCCGCCGCAACCTCATCATCTACGGAGTCGGCGGTATCATCGCTCCCTTCGTCGGTATCAAGCTCATCGACATGATCATCACCGCGATCCACCTGGCCTAA
- the kdpC gene encoding potassium-transporting ATPase subunit KdpC, whose product MRRHLTTAVLYTIVTTVIFGVIYPYAVTAVAQLLFHDKANGQLIQQNGQVVGSRIIGQPFTAPGYFHSRPSAAGNGYDAANSSGSNYAPTNKKLIDRVAGDASALQSDNPNADIPVDLVTASASGLDPHITPAAADFQIPRVARERNLPPSTLIELVARHTEGRQLGFLGEPRVNVLELNLDLDRTAPLAAK is encoded by the coding sequence ATGCGCCGTCATCTCACCACCGCCGTCCTCTACACCATCGTCACCACCGTAATCTTCGGCGTCATCTACCCGTACGCCGTCACCGCCGTCGCGCAGCTTCTCTTCCACGACAAGGCCAACGGTCAGCTCATTCAGCAGAATGGCCAAGTCGTAGGCTCGCGTATCATCGGCCAGCCCTTCACCGCGCCGGGCTACTTCCACTCGCGCCCATCCGCCGCGGGCAACGGCTACGACGCCGCCAACTCCTCCGGCTCCAACTACGCCCCCACCAACAAGAAACTCATCGACCGGGTAGCCGGCGACGCCTCTGCTCTCCAGTCCGACAACCCCAACGCCGACATCCCTGTCGACCTCGTCACCGCCTCAGCCTCCGGCCTCGACCCGCACATCACCCCCGCCGCGGCCGATTTCCAGATTCCCCGCGTCGCCCGTGAGCGCAATCTCCCCCCGAGCACCCTTATCGAGCTCGTCGCCCGCCACACCGAAGGCCGCCAGCTCGGCTTCCTCGGCGAACCCCGCGTGAACGTTCTCGAGCTCAACCTCGACCTCGACCGCACCGCACCACTCGCCGCAAAATAG
- a CDS encoding aspartate/glutamate racemase family protein — translation MPQHIGIVACSAEGAALCYRTICVEGAQLLGPHAHPEVSMHTYSLASYMQCIYRDDWQGVAEIMLSSAEKLAKIGADFLICPDNTIHHALPLLEARSPLPWLHIAEVVAAHAAERGFHRIGITGTRYLVESEVYPRKLTAHGLGYLRPEADERQAINRIILEELVYGVFKPEAIATFQQIIGRMKDNGCDAVVLGCTEIPLLMNDANSPLPTLDSTRLLARTALHRAVVD, via the coding sequence ATGCCCCAGCACATCGGAATCGTTGCCTGCTCTGCCGAGGGCGCAGCGCTCTGCTATCGAACCATCTGCGTGGAAGGCGCACAGCTCCTCGGCCCGCACGCTCATCCCGAGGTCTCCATGCACACCTACTCCCTCGCCAGCTATATGCAGTGCATCTACCGCGACGACTGGCAGGGCGTCGCCGAGATCATGCTCTCCTCCGCAGAGAAACTCGCAAAGATCGGCGCCGACTTCCTCATCTGCCCGGACAACACCATCCACCATGCGCTTCCCTTGCTCGAAGCGCGGTCTCCGCTCCCCTGGCTGCACATCGCCGAAGTCGTCGCCGCCCACGCCGCCGAGCGCGGCTTCCATCGCATCGGCATCACTGGAACCCGCTACCTCGTCGAGAGCGAGGTCTACCCGCGCAAGCTCACCGCGCACGGCCTCGGATATCTGCGCCCGGAGGCCGACGAACGCCAAGCGATCAACCGCATCATCCTTGAGGAGCTGGTCTATGGCGTCTTCAAGCCCGAAGCCATCGCAACCTTCCAGCAGATCATCGGGCGCATGAAGGACAACGGCTGCGACGCCGTCGTCCTGGGCTGCACTGAGATTCCTCTGCTCATGAACGACGCAAACTCGCCCCTGCCCACGCTCGACTCCACACGGCTGCTCGCCCGCACAGCCCTGCACCGCGCCGTCGTGGACTGA
- a CDS encoding bactofilin family protein — protein sequence MWKPNQPGSNTPPTPEPSRPTPPVASFETSRPATTSTPTGTGVSTGEQATIGKSLVVKGELTGSESLYIDGKVEGAINLPGNRVTVGRNGQVAANIVAREIVVLGKVRGNCQASDRVDIRSEGSLTGDVIAARISIEDGAFFKGGIDIRKPGGTDLKGGTAQPVAVAEPVAVEA from the coding sequence ATGTGGAAACCGAATCAGCCGGGAAGCAATACCCCCCCAACTCCTGAACCGTCGCGGCCGACTCCTCCGGTGGCGAGCTTTGAGACATCGCGCCCGGCGACGACGAGCACTCCTACTGGAACGGGTGTGTCCACCGGCGAACAGGCAACGATCGGCAAGTCGCTGGTGGTAAAGGGCGAGCTAACGGGTTCAGAATCGTTGTACATCGACGGCAAGGTCGAAGGTGCGATCAACCTGCCTGGCAACCGGGTGACAGTGGGCCGCAACGGCCAGGTCGCCGCCAACATCGTTGCTCGCGAGATTGTTGTTCTGGGCAAGGTCCGGGGCAACTGCCAGGCGAGCGATCGCGTGGACATCCGCAGCGAAGGCTCGCTGACCGGCGACGTGATCGCGGCGCGCATCTCGATTGAAGACGGCGCGTTCTTCAAGGGCGGCATCGACATCCGCAAGCCGGGTGGCACCGATCTGAAGGGCGGAACGGCCCAGCCGGTCGCTGTGGCGGAGCCAGTCGCGGTCGAGGCGTAA
- a CDS encoding cytochrome-c peroxidase — protein sequence MRVAKLTRLWAELIPVVSAATLILGCDGAGKPANPKPEAATAGVEQQASGKAPPIPEAGSLARPRTLQQVGVPAAATRAAIPPDNPQTAEKIDLGEKLFFDGRLSADGTVACSTCHDPDHAFTDGRPGSIGIKGRVGQRNAPTILNALYNKTQFWDGRSKTLEEQAALPIINPIEMGQPSLDAAVAQIAGIEEYRQAFKRVFGRPPNGPDLQRAIASYERALLSFDSPFDHFIAGDKNAIDAAAMRGWELFNTKGRCNKCHALTEEKRDVTNFKDDDFHNIGVGIIRHNVVALAGQAEHLINSGDTGAIDQAAIQTEMSVLGRFLITKKESDIASFKTPNLRNVMVTGPYFHDGSQETLWDVVDHYNKGDGLQNPYLDQDLQPLALKEAEIDDLVAFMASLTSADYKEQGIRELARQREISRTKRPQRDTARAFGPKAPRPEPPRP from the coding sequence ATGCGAGTTGCGAAGCTGACACGATTATGGGCTGAACTCATACCGGTCGTAAGCGCCGCTACGCTGATCCTCGGTTGCGATGGTGCGGGTAAGCCTGCGAATCCGAAGCCAGAAGCCGCAACGGCCGGAGTGGAGCAGCAAGCCAGTGGGAAGGCGCCTCCCATTCCCGAAGCCGGTTCGCTGGCCCGCCCCAGAACTCTCCAACAGGTTGGTGTCCCCGCCGCCGCGACTCGTGCGGCAATACCGCCTGACAATCCGCAAACCGCCGAGAAGATTGACCTCGGCGAAAAACTGTTCTTCGATGGTCGTCTGTCGGCTGACGGGACCGTGGCCTGCAGTACATGTCATGATCCCGATCACGCTTTTACCGACGGGAGGCCTGGCTCGATTGGTATCAAGGGCCGCGTTGGCCAGCGCAACGCACCCACCATTTTGAACGCACTTTACAACAAGACGCAGTTCTGGGACGGCCGTTCGAAGACACTTGAGGAGCAGGCCGCTCTACCGATCATCAATCCCATTGAGATGGGCCAGCCCAGCCTGGATGCGGCCGTGGCGCAGATCGCAGGTATCGAAGAATATCGGCAGGCATTCAAACGCGTTTTCGGTCGGCCGCCCAACGGCCCCGACCTGCAGCGCGCCATCGCATCCTACGAGCGAGCACTGCTGTCGTTTGATTCTCCCTTTGATCACTTTATCGCTGGCGACAAGAACGCTATCGATGCCGCAGCGATGCGCGGCTGGGAGCTATTCAACACCAAGGGCCGCTGCAATAAATGCCACGCGCTGACGGAAGAGAAACGGGATGTCACGAACTTCAAGGATGATGACTTTCACAATATCGGTGTCGGGATCATCCGACATAATGTCGTCGCGCTTGCGGGCCAGGCGGAGCATCTCATCAACTCGGGCGATACGGGGGCCATCGATCAAGCTGCCATCCAGACGGAGATGTCAGTGCTCGGCCGCTTTCTGATCACCAAGAAAGAGTCTGATATCGCGTCTTTCAAGACTCCGAACCTGCGCAACGTAATGGTCACAGGACCCTACTTCCACGACGGCTCGCAAGAGACCCTTTGGGACGTGGTGGACCACTACAACAAGGGCGACGGCTTGCAGAATCCCTATCTCGACCAGGACCTTCAGCCGCTAGCCCTGAAGGAAGCGGAAATCGACGATCTGGTTGCGTTCATGGCGTCGCTGACGAGCGCGGATTACAAGGAACAGGGGATCAGGGAACTGGCGCGTCAGCGCGAAATCTCTCGGACGAAGCGACCGCAGCGAGACACGGCGAGAGCCTTCGGCCCGAAAGCGCCTCGGCCCGAGCCGCCCCGTCCGTGA
- a CDS encoding PA domain-containing protein, translated as MIRKNILTILLSAVACTTAFAQNPPFANGTFCTQGKGYYSNNVVPAAEDLQTVQNNYPEFSSTRVAGSSAPGNLYQWVPTGTLVDIGKGVLLDSAYVDLRQALGANGKPGAFSMNATNATDMGTAGTLATQRVALGLNADFSYANAMVLPVGFNVLNLTNTGGLTLDGQLLTTTQADALNGRAVLEVLDAADSTLGTGQPAFPLSFGQLTDLLGLLNQSFAGCQPSAFAQSFLYQPYITSPSGAFSGRRPIGNAGFALRPSAGTFHGEIVNVGRGCNVDTYLANPNGKIALIQRGLCTFVEKITKAKANGATAAIVYNSSGHVLSRGEGVFEMGGGSQPTWLHIADPATDIPAVFVQRSTGLALINNSGGGTTPVTVFVKE; from the coding sequence ATGATACGAAAGAATATATTGACGATCCTGCTGTCGGCGGTGGCCTGTACGACAGCTTTTGCGCAAAACCCGCCGTTTGCGAACGGCACGTTCTGTACGCAAGGGAAGGGTTACTACAGCAACAATGTAGTGCCAGCCGCGGAAGACCTTCAAACTGTCCAAAACAACTACCCGGAATTTTCTTCTACTCGTGTCGCTGGATCCTCAGCACCAGGAAACCTCTACCAGTGGGTGCCGACTGGCACTCTAGTGGACATCGGCAAGGGGGTACTCCTCGACTCGGCCTATGTTGATTTGCGTCAGGCTCTGGGGGCGAATGGCAAACCCGGCGCATTCTCGATGAATGCTACGAACGCGACCGACATGGGCACGGCAGGAACCCTTGCCACCCAGAGAGTGGCATTGGGCTTGAACGCCGACTTCAGTTATGCCAACGCCATGGTGCTGCCCGTGGGCTTCAACGTTCTGAACCTTACCAACACGGGAGGTCTGACGCTTGATGGCCAGCTGCTAACTACGACACAAGCCGACGCATTAAATGGGCGTGCTGTTCTTGAAGTTTTGGATGCTGCCGACAGTACTCTCGGGACGGGGCAACCGGCCTTCCCCCTCTCCTTTGGACAATTGACGGACCTGCTCGGCCTCTTGAATCAGTCCTTCGCGGGCTGCCAGCCATCAGCATTTGCGCAGAGCTTCCTATATCAGCCGTATATCACCAGCCCCAGCGGTGCGTTCTCTGGACGGAGGCCAATAGGGAATGCGGGATTCGCTCTCCGACCCTCGGCCGGGACCTTCCACGGGGAAATCGTGAACGTCGGACGTGGATGCAACGTCGATACGTATCTGGCTAACCCAAACGGTAAGATCGCGCTAATCCAGCGGGGCTTGTGCACGTTCGTCGAAAAAATAACTAAGGCGAAGGCCAATGGTGCGACGGCCGCAATCGTCTACAACAGCAGCGGCCACGTCCTCTCTCGCGGAGAGGGCGTGTTCGAGATGGGTGGTGGCAGCCAGCCAACCTGGCTCCATATTGCTGACCCCGCCACTGACATTCCGGCGGTCTTTGTCCAGCGATCCACCGGGTTGGCGCTTATCAACAATTCGGGAGGAGGCACTACTCCGGTAACCGTATTCGTTAAGGAGTGA
- a CDS encoding class I SAM-dependent methyltransferase — protein MDRRAHWEEVYRRRPATSVSWYRPHLELSIALIERVAESKRAAILDIGGGASTLVDDLLAAGYEDISVLDVAEPALEVAQQRLGERRKDVTWLMADFLEANLDLQRYDVCHDRAVFHFLNAVEDRTRYFEQAERILRPHGTLVLATFALDGPERCSGLDVSRYDEAALRDAAVAGFELMESRRVSHRTPAGQTQEMMYFVLRRSALSPASG, from the coding sequence ATGGATCGCCGTGCGCATTGGGAAGAGGTCTATCGCAGGAGACCTGCAACCTCGGTGAGCTGGTACCGGCCTCACCTTGAGTTGTCGATCGCGCTGATTGAGCGCGTTGCGGAGTCGAAAAGGGCGGCGATTCTGGACATCGGAGGCGGCGCGTCCACGCTCGTGGATGACTTGCTGGCCGCAGGGTATGAGGACATCTCCGTACTCGACGTGGCGGAGCCTGCGCTGGAGGTTGCGCAACAGCGGTTGGGAGAGAGGCGCAAGGACGTGACGTGGCTGATGGCCGACTTTCTGGAAGCCAACCTCGACTTGCAACGATACGACGTCTGCCATGACCGGGCCGTATTTCATTTTCTGAACGCGGTCGAGGATCGAACAAGGTACTTCGAGCAGGCGGAGCGGATTCTGCGGCCGCATGGAACGCTGGTTCTGGCGACGTTCGCGCTTGATGGTCCGGAGCGATGCAGCGGGCTGGACGTCTCACGATATGACGAGGCTGCGCTGCGCGACGCTGCGGTCGCGGGTTTTGAGCTGATGGAGTCGAGAAGAGTGAGCCATCGCACACCAGCGGGGCAGACGCAGGAGATGATGTACTTCGTGTTGCGGCGAAGTGCTCTATCTCCTGCGTCAGGTTGA
- a CDS encoding DUF4339 domain-containing protein, producing the protein MPYQISREGQLYGPYTLEDLQRYLASGNVLLTDLAKSEEMPDWVPVSQILAPPTPPSAGSGFAAQPAYAAPAYPAAVPYQEPPDLNWGLLLLIDVLTCGLMQVVWNLILAAWARRIEPASKALIYYIIALVFIVANFGSSFGNAMAAMRHEIVHPNFLGLSLGVIAWVIRLIARFSLRDTLEQHYNTAEPLGVRFNPVMTFFFGGIYFQYKLNEINRMKRGGLRYPPAY; encoded by the coding sequence ATGCCCTACCAGATCTCACGCGAAGGCCAGCTTTACGGACCTTACACCCTCGAAGACCTCCAGCGCTATCTCGCCTCCGGCAACGTCCTTCTCACGGATCTCGCCAAGAGCGAAGAGATGCCGGACTGGGTCCCCGTCTCGCAGATCCTCGCTCCGCCCACGCCCCCGAGCGCAGGCTCCGGCTTCGCGGCGCAACCCGCCTACGCTGCACCGGCCTACCCCGCCGCGGTTCCCTATCAAGAGCCTCCTGACCTCAACTGGGGCTTGCTACTGCTCATCGACGTCCTCACCTGCGGCCTCATGCAGGTTGTCTGGAATCTCATCCTCGCCGCATGGGCCCGCCGTATCGAGCCCGCCAGCAAGGCGCTCATCTACTACATCATCGCTCTGGTCTTTATTGTGGCTAACTTCGGCTCCTCGTTCGGCAACGCCATGGCCGCGATGCGCCACGAGATCGTCCACCCTAACTTCCTCGGCCTCAGCCTTGGCGTCATCGCCTGGGTCATCCGACTCATCGCCCGCTTCAGCCTTCGCGATACCCTCGAACAGCACTACAACACAGCCGAACCGCTCGGCGTCCGCTTCAATCCCGTGATGACCTTCTTCTTCGGCGGAATCTACTTCCAGTACAAGCTCAACGAGATCAACCGCATGAAGCGCGGAGGCCTTCGCTACCCTCCCGCCTACTGA